The following proteins are encoded in a genomic region of [Eubacterium] hominis:
- a CDS encoding PTS system mannose/fructose/sorbose family transporter subunit IID, with protein sequence MNNKITKSDIRKVYIRNLFGLQWGWNYEKMQGLGYAWVIMPALRKIYRDDPEGLQKALTMQLGYFNTTPAMSHLIIGADIALEEEFGNKAEDAVLGLKTGLMGPFAGVGDTLFVAIYRAIVFSIAAYMAQQGNAFGLIIPIIACMIVMAIRYKFTTIGYAQGKKLATGFATTMIPITEGAAILGLTVVGGLIASVISYKLDLTFTMGKVSMSVQDNLDKIMPSLIPLAIVLFSYWLLGKKKMNSTKLIFILIGLGMILGNLQPFFNWLVSIF encoded by the coding sequence TTGAATAATAAGATAACAAAAAGCGATATTCGTAAAGTATATATTCGTAATTTATTTGGTTTGCAATGGGGTTGGAATTATGAGAAAATGCAGGGTTTAGGTTATGCATGGGTTATAATGCCAGCTTTACGAAAAATATATCGCGATGATCCAGAAGGATTACAAAAAGCACTAACAATGCAACTGGGTTATTTTAATACAACTCCAGCCATGTCACATTTGATTATTGGTGCTGATATTGCATTGGAAGAAGAATTTGGAAATAAAGCTGAAGATGCGGTTTTAGGTCTGAAAACAGGTTTGATGGGACCTTTTGCAGGAGTAGGAGATACTTTATTTGTAGCAATTTATCGTGCAATTGTATTTTCAATTGCAGCATATATGGCTCAGCAAGGCAATGCTTTTGGTTTAATCATACCAATTATCGCATGTATGATCGTTATGGCGATTCGTTATAAATTCACTACAATAGGATATGCACAAGGAAAAAAATTAGCAACAGGTTTTGCGACTACAATGATTCCAATAACAGAAGGTGCAGCTATTTTAGGGTTAACAGTAGTAGGTGGATTGATTGCTTCTGTAATATCATATAAGCTGGATTTAACATTTACAATGGGTAAAGTAAGCATGTCAGTGCAAGATAATCTTGATAAAATTATGCCATCCTTAATTCCACTTGCAATTGTATTATTTTCCTATTGGTTATTAGGCAAGAAGAAAATGAATTCTACCAAATTGATATTTATTTTGATAGGACTGGGAATGATACTTGGAAATCTACAACCATTTTTTAATTGGCTGGTTTCCATATTTTAA
- a CDS encoding PTS sugar transporter subunit IIABC, which produces MKPNLIITSHGNLASEILNSANMIVGDTSSIKTVCMAAEDGLEGTTKKMQEAIASCNHESIVILADLYGGTPFNVAVINAQKNDNIRVVSGLNLGMVIEYSVSQLEDVHALADYLCEVGKNGVIAPAFDADEDDCDIE; this is translated from the coding sequence ATGAAACCTAATTTAATTATCACCAGCCATGGAAATCTGGCATCTGAAATCTTAAATTCTGCGAATATGATTGTTGGAGATACATCTAGTATCAAAACTGTATGCATGGCAGCAGAAGATGGATTAGAAGGAACAACTAAAAAAATGCAGGAAGCGATTGCTTCATGCAATCATGAATCCATAGTTATATTAGCAGACTTATATGGGGGAACACCTTTTAATGTGGCTGTTATCAATGCTCAAAAAAATGATAATATTCGTGTTGTTTCAGGATTAAATCTTGGAATGGTCATTGAATACAGTGTATCTCAGCTGGAAGATGTTCATGCATTAGCTGATTATCTATGTGAAGTAGGAAAAAATGGTGTTATTGCCCCGGCATTTGATGCTGATGAAGATGATTGTGATATTGAATAA
- a CDS encoding metallophosphoesterase: MIDRSIKSKYINVDDHRRIIAISDIHANLPVLKKLLKKIAFDMHQDELFLVGDLLEKGAYNMETLHFIMELSKSPHVHPMMGNCDFVCKNVLYEYRLDFLKEVLLHRQNSILHEMAATLGIHFHKDIDMIEYARILKQHFPKELAFVDQLPHVVETQHYIFGHAAILDEDHYGKEMRDIMTHNRFLDDAKRFQKYVVVGHLPVSEYCDGICCFNPMIDDLRHIIAIDGGNEVKSAGQLNALLIEHGNFSYAHSDCLKKAKVLDSIQPINSDPFFIKWYDSSVKILKEDDIRYLCRHLSSGKDFWIPKDFIFHKGDEIHVDNFTTYHLPVEKGDYVKIVSTCGEHALVKKNGIMGWIPRKILSK; encoded by the coding sequence ATGATTGATCGATCTATAAAATCAAAATACATAAATGTAGATGATCATCGCCGCATCATTGCTATTAGTGATATTCATGCGAATCTGCCTGTTTTAAAAAAATTATTGAAAAAGATTGCTTTTGATATGCATCAGGATGAATTGTTTCTTGTTGGCGATTTATTAGAGAAAGGTGCTTACAACATGGAAACTTTGCACTTTATAATGGAGCTTTCTAAAAGTCCACATGTACATCCTATGATGGGAAATTGTGATTTTGTATGTAAGAATGTCCTTTATGAATATCGCTTGGATTTTCTAAAAGAAGTCCTATTACATCGTCAAAATAGTATTCTGCATGAAATGGCTGCTACACTTGGCATTCATTTTCATAAAGATATAGATATGATTGAATATGCCAGAATATTAAAACAACACTTCCCAAAGGAATTAGCGTTTGTAGACCAGCTCCCTCATGTGGTGGAAACACAACATTATATCTTTGGGCATGCGGCGATTCTGGATGAAGATCATTATGGAAAAGAAATGCGTGATATTATGACGCATAATCGCTTTTTAGATGATGCAAAACGATTCCAAAAATATGTTGTGGTTGGCCATTTGCCAGTAAGTGAATATTGTGATGGTATCTGTTGCTTTAATCCAATGATTGATGATCTTCGCCATATCATTGCGATTGATGGTGGAAATGAAGTAAAGAGTGCAGGACAGTTAAATGCATTGTTAATTGAGCATGGAAATTTCTCGTATGCGCATAGTGACTGTTTAAAGAAAGCCAAAGTATTAGACAGCATACAACCCATAAATTCTGATCCTTTTTTTATCAAATGGTATGACAGCTCTGTGAAGATATTAAAAGAAGATGATATTCGTTACTTATGTCGCCATCTTTCCAGTGGAAAAGATTTTTGGATACCGAAAGATTTTATTTTTCATAAAGGTGATGAAATTCATGTGGATAACTTTACCACCTATCATTTACCTGTGGAAAAAGGTGATTATGTAAAAATTGTTTCCACTTGTGGTGAACATGCCTTAGTGAAAAAGAATGGTATTATGGGATGGATTCCAAGAAAAATATTAAGCAAATGA
- a CDS encoding NAD-dependent epimerase/dehydratase family protein produces MNILVLGGTRYFGIHLVNDLLAMGHNVTIATRGQTPDTFGDQVTRIHVDRNDLKAMKQAFQGSTYDIVYDNIAYCSNDVKNILNFVHCNRYILTSTVSVYKENDMNMRECYFDSDKYRLLMGNRDDFDYGEGKRQAESVLTQVYAFQKAAIVRFPFVFGEDDYTKRLYYYVEHIVQGKPMYIDNLDAEFPLISSKDAGGFLAFLSNKRLNEVIQTASPETLTLQEVIGYVETKTGKKAILTECDDKAPLNGFTSFSINCDKAKKKGYKCQSLKQWLYPLLDTYIEEAKK; encoded by the coding sequence ATGAATATATTGGTTTTAGGTGGAACACGTTATTTCGGAATCCATCTGGTGAATGATTTATTAGCGATGGGGCATAATGTCACCATAGCAACACGTGGACAAACACCCGATACATTTGGCGATCAGGTCACACGTATTCATGTAGATCGAAATGATCTAAAAGCAATGAAACAGGCATTTCAAGGATCAACATATGATATTGTTTATGATAACATTGCCTATTGCTCCAACGATGTAAAAAATATCTTAAACTTTGTTCATTGCAATCGTTATATTCTGACATCTACTGTATCCGTTTATAAGGAAAATGATATGAATATGCGAGAATGCTATTTCGATAGCGATAAATATCGTCTGCTTATGGGAAATCGTGATGATTTCGATTATGGGGAAGGAAAACGTCAGGCAGAAAGTGTGTTAACACAGGTGTATGCTTTTCAGAAAGCAGCCATTGTTCGTTTCCCATTTGTTTTTGGTGAAGATGATTACACCAAACGTTTATATTATTATGTAGAGCATATTGTACAAGGCAAACCAATGTATATTGATAATCTGGATGCAGAATTTCCTTTGATATCCTCAAAGGATGCAGGTGGATTCTTAGCATTTTTATCCAACAAACGTTTGAATGAGGTCATTCAGACAGCTTCACCTGAAACCCTTACTTTGCAGGAAGTCATTGGCTATGTTGAAACAAAAACTGGTAAAAAAGCTATTCTTACGGAGTGTGATGACAAAGCACCACTTAATGGCTTTACATCCTTCTCTATCAATTGCGATAAAGCAAAGAAAAAAGGATATAAATGCCAGTCCTTAAAACAATGGCTATATCCTTTATTAGATACTTATATTGAAGAAGCTAAAAAGTAA
- a CDS encoding PTS system mannose/fructose/sorbose family transporter subunit IID: MANSGNKLTKSDINKVYVRNLFGLQWGWNYEKMQGLGYAWVIMPALKRIYKDDPEGMKQALKMQLSYFNTTPAMSHLIVGADMALEEEFGIEAENAVAGLKTGLMGPFAGVGDTLFIAIYRAIVFSIASYMALEGNALGLLIPIIACIAVMAVRYKFTTMGYAQGKKLATGFADKIAPITEGAAILGLTVVGGLIASVISYKLDLTFTMGEVTLSVQENLDKILPCMIPLGIVMLSYWLLGKKNMNSTRLIFVLLGLGMILGNLQNMLNWLVALF, encoded by the coding sequence ATGGCTAACTCAGGAAATAAGCTGACAAAGAGCGATATTAATAAAGTATATGTTCGTAACCTGTTTGGTTTACAATGGGGATGGAATTATGAAAAGATGCAAGGGCTTGGATATGCATGGGTAATCATGCCTGCATTAAAACGTATCTATAAAGACGATCCTGAAGGAATGAAACAAGCATTAAAAATGCAGTTGAGTTATTTTAATACAACACCTGCCATGTCACATTTGATTGTTGGTGCAGATATGGCATTGGAAGAAGAGTTTGGTATTGAAGCTGAAAATGCAGTTGCTGGTTTAAAAACCGGCTTGATGGGACCATTTGCTGGTGTTGGTGATACTTTGTTTATTGCTATCTATCGTGCAATTGTTTTCTCAATCGCATCTTATATGGCATTAGAAGGAAATGCACTAGGACTGCTGATTCCAATTATCGCATGTATCGCAGTAATGGCTGTTCGTTACAAATTCACAACAATGGGATATGCTCAGGGTAAAAAACTGGCAACAGGTTTCGCAGATAAGATAGCACCAATTACAGAAGGCGCTGCAATTCTTGGTTTAACTGTTGTTGGTGGCTTGATTGCTTCAGTTATTTCTTATAAACTAGATTTAACATTTACAATGGGTGAAGTAACTTTATCTGTTCAGGAAAACCTGGATAAGATCTTACCATGTATGATCCCATTAGGAATCGTTATGTTGTCTTATTGGTTATTAGGTAAGAAAAATATGAATTCTACACGCTTGATCTTTGTTTTATTGGGATTGGGTATGATTTTAGGTAACTTACAAAATATGTTAAATTGGCTAGTTGCATTATTTTAA
- a CDS encoding PTS sugar transporter subunit IIC, with protein MTDISLIMILILCLYTVIGVLDQISIQIGVYTPLFAATITGALLGNVELGLSVGATLQLMTLGVATYGGASVPDYLSGAIMGTAYAIISGEGAEYGIALAVPIGLLLTQLDIIGRMANSFFQHYAERCAEKNDINGVELANKLGMIPWILSRVIPVFVGLLFGQAVVNSINSFIPVWFMSGLKAAGAILPALGMAILMRYLPLKKYYPYFIIGFVMIAYGKSMFTVLSVALVGFAFAALQYSKLKEKSLVIESGVSESDDEEVEIDG; from the coding sequence ATGACAGATATTTCTCTAATTATGATTTTAATACTTTGTTTGTATACCGTTATTGGTGTTTTAGATCAAATTTCCATTCAAATTGGTGTGTACACACCATTGTTTGCAGCTACAATAACGGGAGCTTTGCTTGGAAACGTTGAGTTAGGTCTAAGTGTTGGTGCTACTTTACAGTTGATGACACTTGGTGTTGCAACTTATGGAGGAGCTTCTGTACCAGATTATTTATCAGGAGCTATTATGGGTACTGCGTATGCAATTATTTCAGGAGAAGGTGCTGAATATGGTATTGCACTTGCAGTACCAATTGGATTATTACTTACACAACTAGATATCATAGGGCGTATGGCAAACTCTTTCTTTCAACATTATGCTGAACGATGTGCAGAAAAAAATGATATAAATGGTGTAGAATTAGCAAATAAACTTGGGATGATTCCCTGGATTTTATCTCGTGTAATTCCTGTTTTTGTAGGATTATTATTTGGTCAGGCAGTTGTAAATTCGATTAATAGTTTTATCCCTGTATGGTTTATGTCTGGTTTAAAAGCAGCCGGTGCGATCCTTCCTGCTTTAGGTATGGCAATATTGATGCGTTATTTACCACTTAAAAAATATTATCCATATTTCATTATTGGTTTTGTGATGATTGCTTATGGTAAGAGTATGTTTACAGTGCTTTCTGTAGCATTGGTAGGATTTGCTTTTGCGGCATTACAATATTCAAAGCTAAAAGAAAAAAGCTTAGTAATAGAATCAGGAGTTAGCGAAAGTGATGATGAGGAGGTGGAAATCGATGGTTAA
- a CDS encoding MurR/RpiR family transcriptional regulator — MNVKLKIRERYQNLSKTNRKIADHILSDTDGFLKMTALDAAESYQTSSASIIRFAKTLGYKGLDEFKIALAKDLSKEEKIYDVDTIISKTDDIETLCQKVEMLVDNTNHDLFELLDKDVLSKAIDCLKNSENIYLLGIGASMLPAYDMYHKLKRINFKAHYEFDAHMAVEFFNYVTEKDCVVAFSYSGLSREVTYPCEIAKEKGANIIAVTRNAPSKLSDLANMILHVPDKEHLTRIGAISSRFSSMEIVDLLYLGITQKDDKMFEDKLINTSLLVRELKED, encoded by the coding sequence ATGAATGTAAAATTAAAAATCAGAGAACGTTATCAGAATTTATCAAAAACCAATAGAAAGATTGCGGATCATATTCTTTCTGATACGGATGGATTTTTAAAGATGACAGCATTGGATGCTGCGGAAAGTTATCAGACTTCCTCCGCTTCTATCATACGTTTTGCGAAAACATTAGGATACAAAGGACTGGATGAGTTTAAAATCGCATTAGCCAAAGACCTTTCTAAAGAAGAAAAAATTTATGATGTGGATACAATTATTTCAAAAACAGATGATATTGAAACACTATGTCAAAAAGTAGAAATGTTAGTAGATAATACCAATCATGATTTATTTGAATTACTGGATAAAGATGTACTGTCTAAGGCAATTGATTGTCTGAAGAATAGTGAAAATATATATTTATTGGGAATAGGGGCATCTATGTTGCCTGCATATGATATGTATCATAAATTAAAACGTATTAATTTTAAAGCTCACTATGAATTTGATGCGCATATGGCAGTTGAGTTTTTTAACTATGTCACAGAAAAAGACTGTGTTGTAGCATTTTCTTATAGCGGTTTATCAAGAGAAGTAACATATCCTTGTGAAATTGCAAAAGAAAAAGGAGCCAACATTATTGCTGTGACTCGTAATGCACCATCAAAATTAAGTGATCTTGCGAATATGATTCTACACGTTCCTGATAAAGAACATTTAACCAGAATTGGTGCCATTAGTTCTCGTTTTTCATCTATGGAGATCGTTGACTTATTATATCTTGGCATTACACAGAAAGATGATAAAATGTTTGAGGATAAACTTATTAACACCAGTCTATTAGTAAGAGAGTTAAAAGAAGATTAA
- a CDS encoding serine hydrolase: protein MKEENIQRALHQYIQEHKICGASYAFLSDTSSRNYYDGTAGCIAPYHHQILEAGDRYDLASLTKVVGTTTRILQLIEEKKLSLHTPVSSILPKLQNNQICVEDLLLHRSGLPQDILHKETLTKDNIKDRIYAIKGSMDMYHKTCYSDIGFILLGFLIEAIDQMSLEESMQMHIFKRLNMHDTSYLCDDTKRYIPTEITIERGCICKEAHDRKAHLLGQSGSAGLFSTLDDLILFAQAILRQDEHLFHKETYLLLKQIEQEQRGLGWEKPYGCHVLYHTGFTGTSMLLDMEKKQGFILLTNRIHPTRHQTDFLEFRKKLNQIYLEE, encoded by the coding sequence ATGAAAGAAGAAAATATTCAGCGTGCGTTGCATCAATATATCCAAGAACATAAGATATGCGGAGCGTCGTACGCTTTTCTTTCAGATACATCATCAAGGAATTATTATGATGGGACTGCAGGATGTATAGCACCTTATCATCATCAGATATTAGAGGCAGGCGATCGTTATGATCTTGCTTCCTTAACAAAAGTAGTTGGAACAACGACACGTATTTTACAGTTGATTGAAGAGAAAAAGTTGTCTTTACATACACCGGTATCATCAATTTTACCTAAACTTCAAAATAATCAAATATGTGTAGAAGATTTATTATTACACAGGAGTGGATTACCACAGGATATTCTTCATAAAGAAACCCTGACAAAGGATAATATTAAAGATCGTATCTACGCTATAAAAGGCTCTATGGATATGTATCATAAAACTTGTTATTCAGATATTGGATTTATTCTACTTGGTTTTCTTATTGAGGCAATTGATCAGATGTCATTAGAAGAAAGCATGCAGATGCATATATTTAAAAGACTAAATATGCATGATACTTCATATCTTTGTGATGATACAAAACGATATATTCCAACAGAAATCACAATTGAAAGAGGATGTATCTGTAAGGAAGCTCATGATAGAAAAGCGCATTTGTTAGGTCAAAGTGGAAGTGCAGGACTTTTTTCTACACTGGATGATTTAATATTATTTGCGCAGGCAATATTAAGACAAGACGAACACTTGTTTCATAAAGAAACTTATTTGCTTTTAAAGCAGATAGAGCAAGAACAACGAGGACTAGGATGGGAGAAGCCATATGGATGCCATGTGCTATATCATACTGGGTTTACTGGTACCAGTATGCTGCTGGATATGGAAAAGAAACAAGGCTTTATTTTACTTACGAATAGAATTCATCCTACTCGTCATCAAACTGATTTTTTGGAATTTCGTAAAAAGTTAAATCAAATATATTTGGAGGAATAA
- a CDS encoding PTS sugar transporter subunit IIB, with protein MAIVHARIDERLIHGQVAMVWTNTVGATRIAVVNDEAVKDEMIIAGLKMAKPAGVKLSILSKKKAVEKFQSDVYDNDKVFLITKNLQDMEFLVENGVKTGTINVGNIAKREGSTQIKKSVYVTKEDIDSIHHLIDKGIRVTAQMIPAESDQSIIEYLPK; from the coding sequence ATGGCAATTGTACACGCAAGAATTGATGAGCGTTTGATTCATGGACAAGTAGCTATGGTATGGACAAATACTGTAGGAGCTACAAGAATTGCAGTAGTAAATGATGAAGCAGTAAAGGATGAAATGATCATTGCGGGATTAAAAATGGCAAAACCTGCTGGTGTAAAATTATCTATTTTATCTAAGAAAAAGGCTGTGGAAAAGTTTCAAAGCGATGTATATGACAACGATAAAGTATTCTTGATCACAAAAAATTTGCAAGATATGGAATTTTTAGTGGAAAATGGTGTAAAAACAGGTACAATAAATGTAGGAAATATTGCGAAAAGGGAAGGTTCTACACAGATCAAGAAATCTGTTTATGTAACCAAAGAGGATATCGATTCAATTCATCATCTGATTGATAAAGGCATCCGTGTAACTGCCCAGATGATACCTGCAGAATCAGATCAATCCATTATAGAATACCTTCCAAAATAA
- a CDS encoding DUF2089 family protein: MDMQNIPEWLLNLDSEDFAFIKRFILSSGSLKEVAKEYGVSYPTVRLRLDRLIQKINLNDQIMGEEPYIALIKRLALEDKLDFETAKLLIHEYQKLEEEKNL; encoded by the coding sequence ATAGATATGCAGAATATACCAGAATGGTTATTAAATCTAGATAGTGAAGATTTTGCGTTTATCAAGCGTTTCATCTTATCCAGTGGTTCATTAAAGGAAGTCGCAAAGGAATATGGGGTTTCTTATCCTACGGTGCGTTTACGCTTAGACAGACTGATACAAAAGATTAATTTAAATGATCAGATAATGGGGGAGGAGCCTTATATCGCATTGATCAAACGTTTGGCTTTAGAGGATAAACTAGATTTTGAAACAGCAAAGCTGTTAATTCATGAATATCAAAAACTAGAGGAGGAAAAGAATCTATGA
- a CDS encoding GNAT family N-acetyltransferase: MEIKEINTSDIQTIFSWKYPTPYQQYDMPSLEVAKEQGYAILDPAKQHVFHTLYREDACVGYFRSYQIGDKTYLGIGLAPSYCGKGIGKEALHEILLYYAKDLRELYLEVDFHNIRAIKCYRECGFLLTQLYQKKTSAQTMRTYLQMRFTF; this comes from the coding sequence ATGGAAATCAAAGAAATCAACACATCTGATATACAAACAATTTTCTCATGGAAATACCCGACTCCTTATCAACAATATGATATGCCATCCTTAGAGGTCGCAAAAGAGCAAGGCTATGCGATCCTTGATCCAGCAAAACAACATGTTTTTCACACCTTATATAGGGAAGATGCATGTGTTGGTTACTTTCGCAGTTATCAAATAGGCGATAAGACATATCTTGGCATAGGACTAGCACCATCGTATTGTGGAAAAGGAATAGGAAAAGAAGCACTCCATGAAATCCTTTTGTATTATGCAAAAGATTTGAGGGAGTTGTATCTGGAAGTAGATTTCCACAATATACGGGCAATCAAATGTTATCGAGAATGTGGATTTTTACTTACCCAGCTGTATCAAAAGAAAACATCCGCACAAACTATGCGGACGTATCTTCAAATGCGGTTTACTTTTTAG
- the murQ gene encoding N-acetylmuramic acid 6-phosphate etherase — protein MENIHSLTTETVNPDTRDIDRVDTLTMLKKINNEDKKVAAAVEKELPQIAKAVDLMKERFLNGGRIIYAGAGSSGRMGTLDAVELTPTYNVDPSLAFGLMAGGKEAMYRAIEGAEDSKELAIQDLKDVNLTDKDIVIGIAASGRTPYTISALEYGNQVHALTIAVTCNGESEMAKVASISIAPVVGPEVISGSTRMKAGTAQKMVVNMLSTATMIASGKVYQNYMVNVQPTNEKLVIRATNMIASITGVGYDEAYELLKASDMSVAAAILMHEKHVDKDKAHAALSACHGKVSEALQQL, from the coding sequence ATGGAAAATATCCATTCACTGACAACAGAAACAGTGAATCCTGATACAAGGGATATTGATCGTGTTGATACATTAACAATGTTAAAGAAAATCAACAATGAAGATAAAAAAGTCGCAGCAGCAGTGGAAAAAGAATTACCACAGATTGCGAAAGCAGTAGATTTAATGAAAGAAAGATTCTTGAATGGTGGAAGAATTATCTATGCTGGAGCTGGTTCTTCTGGTCGAATGGGAACACTTGATGCAGTAGAATTAACACCTACTTATAATGTGGATCCATCTTTGGCATTTGGTTTGATGGCAGGTGGAAAAGAAGCAATGTATCGTGCTATTGAAGGTGCAGAGGATTCTAAAGAATTAGCTATTCAGGATTTAAAAGATGTCAATTTAACAGATAAAGATATTGTCATTGGTATTGCGGCCAGTGGAAGAACACCTTATACCATCTCAGCACTTGAATATGGAAATCAGGTGCATGCATTAACGATAGCAGTTACATGTAATGGTGAAAGTGAAATGGCAAAAGTTGCATCAATCTCTATTGCGCCTGTTGTAGGTCCAGAGGTTATCAGCGGTTCTACACGTATGAAAGCTGGAACTGCACAAAAAATGGTTGTGAATATGTTATCGACAGCAACCATGATTGCGAGTGGAAAAGTATATCAGAATTATATGGTAAATGTACAGCCAACCAATGAAAAACTGGTTATCCGTGCAACCAACATGATTGCCTCAATTACTGGTGTTGGTTATGATGAAGCTTATGAACTATTAAAGGCTTCTGATATGAGTGTGGCAGCAGCTATTTTAATGCATGAAAAACATGTAGATAAAGATAAAGCACATGCTGCATTGTCCGCATGTCATGGCAAAGTTTCTGAAGCATTACAACAACTGTAA
- a CDS encoding triose-phosphate isomerase, with protein sequence MRKPIIVGNWKMNKTMKETKEFMEAVDAAAASENATYGIGAPYTALSTAVAGAKNLIVAAENCHFEDTGAFTGEVSVPMLQEIGVTHCIIGHSERRTMFGDTDETVNKKAKRLIEAGITPILCIGETEAQYDAGDSEKVIRDQLTGSLADMCPKCVGNMVIAYEPIWAIGTGKSASVEIAENCCRIVRDQVRVMYGDDAAENVRVQYGGSVKPNNIQEYMAQPDIDGALIGGASLKADSFIEIIEKTK encoded by the coding sequence ATGAGAAAACCAATTATCGTTGGAAACTGGAAAATGAATAAAACCATGAAGGAAACAAAAGAATTCATGGAAGCTGTAGATGCAGCTGCTGCTAGCGAAAACGCTACTTATGGAATCGGTGCTCCTTATACTGCATTATCAACTGCAGTTGCTGGTGCTAAGAATCTGATCGTTGCTGCAGAAAACTGCCACTTTGAAGATACTGGAGCATTCACTGGTGAAGTTTCTGTACCTATGTTACAGGAAATCGGTGTTACTCACTGTATCATTGGTCACTCTGAACGTCGTACAATGTTCGGTGACACAGACGAAACTGTAAACAAAAAAGCAAAACGTCTAATCGAAGCTGGAATTACTCCAATCTTATGTATTGGTGAAACAGAAGCTCAGTATGATGCTGGTGATTCTGAAAAAGTAATTCGTGACCAGTTAACTGGTTCTTTAGCTGATATGTGTCCAAAATGTGTTGGTAATATGGTTATCGCATATGAACCAATCTGGGCAATCGGAACTGGTAAGAGTGCATCAGTAGAAATCGCAGAAAACTGCTGCCGTATCGTTCGTGACCAGGTTCGTGTAATGTATGGTGATGATGCAGCTGAAAACGTACGCGTACAGTACGGTGGATCTGTTAAACCTAACAACATTCAGGAATACATGGCTCAGCCAGATATCGATGGTGCATTAATTGGTGGAGCAAGCTTAAAAGCTGATAGCTTTATCGAAATCATCGAAAAAACTAAATAA
- a CDS encoding PTS sugar transporter subunit IIC, with protein sequence MTEISLLLIFVLCLYTAIGVLDQISIQIGVYTPLFAATVTGALLGNIELGLTVGATLQLMTLGVATYGGATIPDYLSGAIMGTAYAIISGEGAEYGIALAVPIGLLLTQLDIIGRMANSFCQHYADRCAEKGNARGVELANVLGMLPWILSRVIPVFIGLCFGEAVVNSINSFIPVWFMTGLKAAGAILPALGMAILMRYLPLKKYYPYFIIGFVMIAYGGSMFTVLSVALVGFAFAALQYTKMKEKTTAVSGSGSVVVEDDEEVEIDG encoded by the coding sequence ATGACTGAAATTTCATTACTGCTGATTTTCGTACTATGTCTGTACACAGCAATTGGTGTATTAGACCAAATATCCATTCAGATTGGAGTTTACACACCATTATTTGCGGCAACAGTTACTGGAGCTTTACTTGGTAACATCGAACTTGGATTAACAGTTGGAGCAACATTGCAATTAATGACACTTGGTGTTGCGACTTATGGTGGAGCTACCATTCCTGATTATTTATCTGGTGCAATTATGGGAACAGCTTATGCGATCATCTCAGGTGAAGGTGCTGAATATGGAATCGCACTTGCAGTACCAATTGGCTTATTATTAACTCAACTTGATATTATTGGACGTATGGCAAATTCATTCTGTCAACACTATGCAGATCGTTGTGCTGAAAAAGGAAATGCAAGAGGTGTAGAGCTTGCGAATGTATTGGGCATGCTGCCATGGATTCTATCACGTGTCATTCCAGTATTCATTGGCTTATGTTTCGGAGAAGCAGTTGTTAATTCTATCAACAGTTTTATTCCAGTATGGTTTATGACAGGCTTAAAAGCGGCTGGTGCTATATTACCTGCATTAGGTATGGCAATCTTAATGCGTTATCTGCCACTTAAAAAATACTATCCATATTTCATTATTGGTTTTGTAATGATTGCATATGGCGGCAGTATGTTTACTGTATTATCTGTAGCACTTGTTGGCTTCGCGTTTGCAGCTTTACAATATACAAAGATGAAAGAAAAAACTACTGCGGTAAGTGGTAGTGGAAGTGTTGTAGTTGAAGATGATGAGGAGGTAGAAATCGATGGCTAA